The genomic region TAGAAGAGCAGGCATCCACTCCTTTTCGCCTGGGACCGGTTCTGGATGCGGAATTTCCCGAATTGATTGAGAAGTCCGTACGCTTCTTTGATATGCAAGAACCTTCCCACACCTTCCTTAACAGGGAAGACCAAATTTCTTTCCGCGAAAACAATTTCTATTTCGTGGATTCTACTTTTTTTGATGTTTTCTCTGCTGAATTAATACGTGGAAATCCCTCCGAAGCTCTTAAAAATCCTCTTTCTCTGGTTATCAGTGAAGAATTGGCAGAAAAATACTTTGGAGATGAAAACCCGATTGGGCAATCTTTAAGTTATAAAGGCATTCGGGAAATGACCGTTACAGGGGTAATGAAAACCTGGCCTGACGAATCTCATATAGATATTGATTTGGTTGCATCTTTTACCAGCTTAAATGAAATCTATGCAAGAAGCCCCAACTATGATCAGAGCTGGTTTTGGAATCCTGTTTGGACATACATTTTGCTAAATGAGTCTGCAAACCCCCAACAACTCGAATCACAGTTGAATACCATAGCCGATAACTATTACTATGCTTATACCGGATGGCCAACTGATGAAACCCTATCATTAAACCTGCAACCCATTACTGATATTCATCTATATTCTGATCGAGATCAGGAAATGAACCCCAACAGTTCTTATTTATATATCTATATATTAATTGCAGTAGCCGGTTTTATAGTCATAATAGCCTGTATCAATTTTATGAACCTTTCAACGGCACGTTCATTGGAACGAAGCCGGGAAGTCGGACTCCGGAAAGTGATGGGAGGATATCGCCAACAACTTTTCTACCAATTTATAGGAGAATCCTTTTTCGTTTCATTCATTGCCATTCTATTCGGATACCTTTTGGTGCATATCGGCCTTCCCTTTTTTAATGAACTCACAGGGAAAGAACTGGAGTTTAGCTTGTTCCAAAACATGTACACTATCCCTTTACTTTTACTGTTGACACTATTTGTCGCTTTCCTCTCAGGTTCCTATCCGGCTATATTTTTATCCTCCTTTAAACCAACTGAAGTATTAAAAGGAAAAATTTCTAACAGCAATACCGGAACTCTTTTCCGTAAAGGCTTGGTTACTTTTCAATTTACTCTCTCCGTTATCTTGCTGATTGGTACTGCAGTTATTTTTATGCAGCTCAAATTTATACAAGAGAAGGATCTGGGTTTCGATAAAAACAATGTGCTTTTACTGCCTACCAAACAAAACCTGATTTCCTGGGAATTTGATACTTTCATAGAACAGGGATTAACTCATGCTCAAATTCAATCCATTACCGGGCTCGGAAAAATCCCGGGATCCGAAAAACAAGAATATTATCGTTATGTGCCAGCCGGTACAGGCGAGGGTGAAGATGCCTCAAACTTAGTGCTGCATGTCACACACAATTTCATTGAAACTTTTGATTTACAGGTTTTATCCGGCCGGAATTTTTCAAAAGACTTTCCCAGTGATCCCCAGCAAAGCCTGCTTATTAACAGGGAAATGCTCAATCAGCTTGAAGCGGATAGTCCCGAAGAAGCCCTGGGTGAGATATTTTACTATTTCCCACCACAAGGTGAACGGCAGACATTCACGGTTATCGGGGTAGTTGAAAACTTTAACTACTCTTCTCTGAAAAAAGAAATAGAGCCGCTGGTCATTAAATTAGTGGAGGGAACCAATGCCATTCTCAGGTCTGTGGAGCATACCGCTATTGAAATCGCGCCCGGCAACCCTACACCCGCTATAGAACATCTGGAAAGTATTTGGAAGGAACTCAATCCCATAGATCCTTTTGAGTATCGCTTTTTAGATGAACGCCTTAATGAAATATATGAAGCTGAACTCACTATGAGTTCCCTGGCTTCTGCCTTTTCAATTTTATGTATCATCATTGCCTGCCTGGGACTTTTGGGATTAGCTTCCTATTCAGCGCAGCTCAAGAAAAAAGAAATCGGGATCAGGAAAAGCCTCGGGGCCTCCATGGGCAACATTATTTCCCTGTTATCAAAAGAGTTTTTGTTGCTGGTTGGTATTGCCAATCTCATTGCATGGCCCCTCACTTATTATGCGGCTGCTCGCTGGCTCGAAAATTTCCCTTATCGCTTTGATTTAGCGTCAAACCTACCCGGCATCTTTTTAGGAGCTGCAGCTGTAATTTTAATCATAGCTCTGGCTACGGTCAGTTACCATTCTATAAAAGCCGCAATGATTAACCCCGTTGAGGCAATTCGCAATGAATAACTCTTTCTTAAAAATTAAACCGCTTTTTCTTTAAAAATTCACATCCTTTGCTTACACTCATGGAACCTTTCAAAACAGGCATTCATTGAGTTAGTATGAAATGGATAACACACCTTTTATTAGTTTTCGTGTGGACGCTGGGTTCAACCTACCCGGCTTCGGCAGAAACCGTTCAGCCTGATACTACTGTGGAAACCTTCGTCACAGTAATTACTATTAAAGGAACCATTGGCCCTACCACCACCAATTATATTTCGCGCGGCCTTGAAAATGCTATTGCCGACAATTCCCAAGCCCTGATTATAGAAATGGATACCCCGGGCGGTTTATTAACTTCAACTCAGGATATCGTTCAATTAATGCTGGCTTCCGAAATACCGATTGTTGTTTATGTAACACCTTCGGGCGGTAATGCAGGAAGCGCCGGCACCTTTATCACTCTTGCAGCCCATATTGCTGTAATGGCGCCGACTACCACTATCGGGGCAGCTTCACCGGTTTCGATGGGCGGCGGGCAACAGGATACGGTGATGCAAAAAAAGATTTTTAACTATTCTGAAAGTTTTATTGAAAGTATCGCAAAGGAACGGGATCGCAATGCCGAATGGGCCAAATCGGCTGTACGGGATGGCGAAGCCATCACAGAAACGGAAGCCCTTGAACTCAATGTAATCGACTTGATTGCCGGTGATTTAAATGAACTTTTGACCCAAATTGACGGCAAAGAAGTTGAAGGAAAAACGCTGCAAACGGCTCAAGCTACGATTAAACAACTGGATGAAAATTTTGCTGAAAAATTCTTCAGCTTCATCATGCGCCCTGAGATTATGCTCATTTTAACTATGGTGGCTATTTACGGCATTGTAGGGGAAGTTACCAATCCCGGGGCTATCGTTCCGGGGGTTGCAGGAGTAATTGCCCTGATTTTATTACTTTATGGCTCGGCAGCCATGCCAATAAATGTTGCAGGCTTTATTTTAATTGGGTTGGCTATTGTACTTTTTGTAACTGAAGCATTTACACCAACTTTTGGAATTCTCATGACCGGAGGTGCTGTTTCATTCTTTTTAGGAGCTTTAATGCTATTCCAGGATTTCCCTCAGGAAATGCAGTTAGACTGGTACTGGTTGGTTCCGGCCACTATCTTAATGGTAATCTTCTTTGGGTGGATTGCCACTTCAGGAATTAAAGCTCAGTTTACCGGCCACCGAACCGGACTGGAATCAATGATTGGTAAAAAAGCCAAAGTCATTGACAAAGTGACTGAAACCGGAGGGCGCGTGCTTATTGCCGGCGAATATTGGAATGCCGTTACTGAAGCAGAAGAAATTAAATCTAACGAATGGTGCGAGATCGTCCGCTTTGAAGGACTGACCGTAACCGTTAAACCGTACACACCAAAAAAGGAGATTGACCATGGAGTCAACTGAGATTTTTTCCGGATACATTACATGGGTAATAACGCTGGTTGTATTTTTTGTACTGCTGGCACCCCAGGTATTTAAAATCCTGCGTGAATATGAACGAGCTGTTGTATTCAGGCTTGGTAAATTTCAAAGCGTTAAAGGCCCCGGCTTGATCGTGCTTATTCCATTCATTGATAGGGTGGAAAGAGTTGACCTTCGAGTACTGACTATCAATGTTGACAAACAGGAAGTTATTACCAAAGATAACGTGACCGTCAATGTGGATGCCATCACTTTTTTCCGCGTTGTAGATGCTGAAGCCGCTGTCATACAGGTTGAACGATACATTCATGCTACCTCTATGCTGGCTCAAACTACTTTGCGAAGCATTGTCGGACAGGTTGAATTAGATGAGTTACTTGCTAATCGCGAAAAAGTAAATAAAAATATACAGGAAATTATTGACCGCCAGACTGACCCATGGGGAATAAAAGTTGTTTCAGTGGAAGTTCGCGATGTGGTGCTGCCTGAGAATATGAAAAGAGCCATGGCCCGTCAGGCTGAGACCGAGCGTGACCGTAGAGCTAAAGTCATTAATGCTGAAGGTGAATTCCAAGCTGCAGAGCGACTGGTAGATGCAGCCAAGATGATCGAAACAGCACCGGCCGCGTTACAGCTTCGCTTCCTGCAAACCATGAATGAGATCAGTGAAGAGAATGCCACCTTTGCCTTCTTGCCGCTGCCGATGGATTTTCTCGAAGCCTTCAAAACCATGGCTGAAAGAGGTAAGTCGAAAGACTAATAACCTGTAATACTTCAAATTTTATACTTAACCGGCTTCGGTGCTCTGCATCGAAGCCTTTTTTATATGAACTTCCTATCCCAATAATACCCCTTTAGTTTTTGATATTCTTTTCATCTCCCATCCTAACATTTCTTAAATTTAGCCCTCTCAATCATATCAATTCAATAAATTTGAATATTCATGGGGCGCACTAAATCAGTTTTTCTCGTTTTCTCGATGTTTATTTTTTCTTCGGGATCATTGTTTGGATTCCAGAATCAACCACAACCCCGGGATGCCAATCTGCTGGCCAATCCCCAGCGAACTGTACACACTTTTCTCCATTGGCAGCAATCCGGGCATCAAAATCCGGATTATGTTATCAAAACCATGAAGCTTTCGGATGGAAGTGAACAGGAGAAAAAAGAACTAGCCAGCCAATTGTTAAAGATTTTAGACGCTCGCGGTTTACTGATTGACTACGACCAAATCCCTTCTAATCCAAATTATGCTGACAGCCTTTCCGGACTTCAGCAGTATATTTTATTTCAATCCCTGCCGGAAGTCTACCTTACCAAAACGGCTCAAGACGAATGGGTATTTTCGGAAGCCACCATCGAGCATATTCCCGAACTATATCAGGCTACATTCTCAGGATGGGTTACTTTTATCGTGGATAATCTGCCGGAATGGACACATCAGGAATGGCTGGGCAATAAAATCTGGCAGTACATCGGCATTTTTCTTTGGCTGCTGACCGGACTCATCTTGATGAAAATATTTACTTTTTTTCTGGACAACTACGTTCGAAAGGTTGCCCAAAAAACGAAAATCACCTGGGACGATGACCTCATTGACAGTGTTGAAAAACCATCCGGCTATATCTTCCTGGTTGCCTTTTACTTTCTCACCTACTCCAATCTTCAGTTTTCGGTGAGCATCAGCCATTTTCTGTCGGTTACTTTAGAAATTGTCTTGTCCTTTACCGTGGTTTGGCTGTTTTACAACCTCGCGGATGTCTTCTCCAAATACCTCGGCGTGCTCACCTCCAAAACCGAAACCAAGCTTGACGACCAGTTGATCCCGCTTATCCGTAAAACCCTGCGCTTTTTTGTGGTTGTGATGGGCATTATAGCTATCCTGCAAAACAACGGCTACAATGTGGCCTCCCTCATAGCCGGACTGGGGATCGGGGGATTGGCTGTAGCCCTTGCTGCCCGCGAAACATTAGCTAATTTCTTTGGCTCCATCACCATTTTTCTGGATCGTCCGTTTAAAATAGGCGACTGGATCAAGACCGGCGAGGTTGAGGGCACCGTGGAAGAAGTCGGTTTTCGTTCAACCCGTATTCGAACTTTTTATAATTCGCTCGTCAGTGTTCCCAATTCCAATATCGCCAACACGGATATCGACAATCTTGGATTGAGACAATACCGCCGGCTTAAAACAGAATTGAATCTCACATATTCAACCACGCCTGAACAGATGGAAGCTTTCGTGGAAGGCATCAAGGCCATTGTGAAAGCCAACAAGCATTTTCGGCAAGACATGTATGAGGTGCATTTTAATGCTTTTGGAGCCCATTCATTAGATGTACTCGTCTATGTATTTTTTGATGTCCCCGACTGGAGCACAGAACTGCAACAGCGCCACAACTTCTTCCTGGAAGTTCTGAGATTAGCCAAAGATGTAGGTGTTGAGTTTGCCTTCCCAACCCAAACCCTACACATGGATAGTTTCTATAAAGATGAACCCCGTAAGGTTGGAGAAGAACGAAGCGAAGAAGAATTAGCCGCGGCCGTTCATGAATTTGGTCCTGATGGGAAAAAGGGAAAACCGGACGGCATTCGAATTTTCAAAGATGGAGAAGAAGTGGATTTTGGGGCAAATAAGTGACCAAATTTCCGTCAGAACTCACACTTTCGGGTTGAAAGTAAGTAATCAACAGCTTTCTTGAGCTTATCCTCTGAGATGGGTTTTCTAAGAAATTTAGTATTCTCAATCTTCTTTGCTTTTTCCAGGTGAACCATATCTGAATTCCCGGTTATAAAAACAATGGGGGTTTTAGAAAATTTTCTGATTTCTTCAGCCGCCTGGATTCCATCCATTTCGCCTTCCAGCATAATGTCCATAATTACAATATCCGGCGCATATTTTTGCACCAATTCCACCGCTTTCTCACCGCTACTGATTTCACCTACCGTTTTAAAAACCATTTCCTTAACGTAATTCTCATACAGAAGAGAAAGAATCAGGTTGTCTTCAACAATGATTGCTTTTTTTGAAATATTCATTTTTTAACCCGCTGCCAACGTAATTCGCTGCCGGAATGTAATATTTCAAAATCAAAAAGCCTATTTTTGGGCTATAGGCAATAGATGAATAAAAAATACGGCACAAAAAAAGCCGTCTCAATGAGACGGCTTTTCATTTCCAATTACTTCTATCAGTAGATGCTACTCTTTTTCAGCTTTTTCTTGTTCTTCTTTCCCAAAAGCTTCGAATACCATTTTCAGATCGGTAGCTACTTCATCCTTTGTACGGCCTTCAATGCGATGGCGGGGAATCATAGCTTTGATTTCTCCATCCACAAAATACGCAAATGCCGGTGAGGAAGGTGGATATTCGCTGAAATATGCACGTGCATGGGCCGTGGCTTCTTTATCCTGTCCGGCAAATACCGTAACCATATGATCTGGTTTAACTTCAGACTGCTCCAAAGCAATTCCAAGTCCCGGACGGGCATTTCCTGCCGCGCATCCACATACCGAGTTGATTGCCAAAAGCATCGTACCTTTGTACTCTTTCATGGCACGATCTACATCGTCTGTAGTTTTTAATTCTTCCACTCCGAATTGCGTCAGTTCTTCTCTCATCCAAGACGTGTCAGGTCCCATTCCAAATCCAAATTGCATAATAGTCTCTTTTAATTCTTGAAATTAATTACTCTTAAAATAAGAAATATTTCATTCAAAATAAGTCATGAGTAGAATGATCATACTCAAATATAAAAATGACGGTGAACAAAGAGCCCACCGTCATAAGTCGTTCGTCAATCGTCAGCTTTACTTGGCTGCTTTATAATTTTTAGCAACCTGATCCCAATTCACAACATTCCAAAAAGAAGAAATGTAATCGGGACGACGGTTTTGATAATTCAGATAGTAAGCATGCTCCCAAACATCCAGTCCGAGAATAGGAGTATATCCTTCCATCAGCGGACTATCCTGATTTGGAGTGGAATGAACTACTAAATTGCCCCTTCCATCCACAGAAAGCCACGCCCAGCCTGAACCAAACCGGCTGCCGGCTGTATTTGAAAATTCTTCTTTAAACTTATCAAAACTGCCGAATGTTTTTTTAATGGCATCTGCAAGTTCGCCATCAGGATTACCTCCACCGTTTGGTGACAAAATAGTCCAAAATAGCTTGTGGTTGGCATATCCGCCGCCGTTGTTAATCACAGCCTGTTTTTTATCTGCGGGCACTTCATCAATTCTGCGAAGGACTTCTTCGATATCCAACTCAGCAAATTCATGCCCTTCTAATGCTGCGTTTACTTTGTTCGTATATCCTTGATGATGCTTAGTATGATGGATCTCCATCGTTCGGGCATCTATATGCGGTTCAAGTGCGTCATAATCATAAGGTAAATCGGGAAGTGAATAAGCCATTTTTTGTCTCCAAATTAGGTTTAAGTTTATTGACGCTTAAAGATTGTGCGCCTTTCATTTATCGTTCTTAAACATAAGCATTACAGGGCTAAAATTCGTTCCGGCAATCCATCTAAAGAATCTATCCTTTAGATTTGTTTATACTATCAGTGAATGTACCTCTGAATTACTCTTAAAATTGAAGTATCTTTGTAGGCACACTCTCACTCAATTTATTTATGAAGTACGATTACGACGTTATCATTATTGGAAGCGGCCCGGCCGGGTTTTCCTGCGCAATGCAGAGTTCTAAATTCGACAAAAAAGCATTGGTTGTTGAAGCCAATGAAGAATCTTTCGGGGGGACCTGGATTAACTCAGGAACCATTCCCAGTAAATCCCTCAGGGAAACCGCACGCATCATTCAGCGTTTCCAGAATCAATTCCAGGATTTGGCCCAGGAAAAAGCTTATCAACATCATCAAATGGATGATTTGTTGAGGTACAAAAATCAAATTCTAAAAAGTAAGAATTCCAAAGTGGAAGCCGATTTCAACAAAAATGAAATTGATACTGTACGTGGCTTCGGAG from Gracilimonas sp. harbors:
- a CDS encoding ABC transporter permease; protein product: MFKNYIKIAIRNLLKNKVYSLINISGLAIGLATCLLIILYVVHEWSYDNFHSQSERIYRVVQTTTSSERVEEQASTPFRLGPVLDAEFPELIEKSVRFFDMQEPSHTFLNREDQISFRENNFYFVDSTFFDVFSAELIRGNPSEALKNPLSLVISEELAEKYFGDENPIGQSLSYKGIREMTVTGVMKTWPDESHIDIDLVASFTSLNEIYARSPNYDQSWFWNPVWTYILLNESANPQQLESQLNTIADNYYYAYTGWPTDETLSLNLQPITDIHLYSDRDQEMNPNSSYLYIYILIAVAGFIVIIACINFMNLSTARSLERSREVGLRKVMGGYRQQLFYQFIGESFFVSFIAILFGYLLVHIGLPFFNELTGKELEFSLFQNMYTIPLLLLLTLFVAFLSGSYPAIFLSSFKPTEVLKGKISNSNTGTLFRKGLVTFQFTLSVILLIGTAVIFMQLKFIQEKDLGFDKNNVLLLPTKQNLISWEFDTFIEQGLTHAQIQSITGLGKIPGSEKQEYYRYVPAGTGEGEDASNLVLHVTHNFIETFDLQVLSGRNFSKDFPSDPQQSLLINREMLNQLEADSPEEALGEIFYYFPPQGERQTFTVIGVVENFNYSSLKKEIEPLVIKLVEGTNAILRSVEHTAIEIAPGNPTPAIEHLESIWKELNPIDPFEYRFLDERLNEIYEAELTMSSLASAFSILCIIIACLGLLGLASYSAQLKKKEIGIRKSLGASMGNIISLLSKEFLLLVGIANLIAWPLTYYAAARWLENFPYRFDLASNLPGIFLGAAAVILIIALATVSYHSIKAAMINPVEAIRNE
- a CDS encoding nodulation protein NfeD, which translates into the protein MKWITHLLLVFVWTLGSTYPASAETVQPDTTVETFVTVITIKGTIGPTTTNYISRGLENAIADNSQALIIEMDTPGGLLTSTQDIVQLMLASEIPIVVYVTPSGGNAGSAGTFITLAAHIAVMAPTTTIGAASPVSMGGGQQDTVMQKKIFNYSESFIESIAKERDRNAEWAKSAVRDGEAITETEALELNVIDLIAGDLNELLTQIDGKEVEGKTLQTAQATIKQLDENFAEKFFSFIMRPEIMLILTMVAIYGIVGEVTNPGAIVPGVAGVIALILLLYGSAAMPINVAGFILIGLAIVLFVTEAFTPTFGILMTGGAVSFFLGALMLFQDFPQEMQLDWYWLVPATILMVIFFGWIATSGIKAQFTGHRTGLESMIGKKAKVIDKVTETGGRVLIAGEYWNAVTEAEEIKSNEWCEIVRFEGLTVTVKPYTPKKEIDHGVN
- a CDS encoding slipin family protein, with product MESTEIFSGYITWVITLVVFFVLLAPQVFKILREYERAVVFRLGKFQSVKGPGLIVLIPFIDRVERVDLRVLTINVDKQEVITKDNVTVNVDAITFFRVVDAEAAVIQVERYIHATSMLAQTTLRSIVGQVELDELLANREKVNKNIQEIIDRQTDPWGIKVVSVEVRDVVLPENMKRAMARQAETERDRRAKVINAEGEFQAAERLVDAAKMIETAPAALQLRFLQTMNEISEENATFAFLPLPMDFLEAFKTMAERGKSKD
- a CDS encoding mechanosensitive ion channel family protein is translated as MFIFSSGSLFGFQNQPQPRDANLLANPQRTVHTFLHWQQSGHQNPDYVIKTMKLSDGSEQEKKELASQLLKILDARGLLIDYDQIPSNPNYADSLSGLQQYILFQSLPEVYLTKTAQDEWVFSEATIEHIPELYQATFSGWVTFIVDNLPEWTHQEWLGNKIWQYIGIFLWLLTGLILMKIFTFFLDNYVRKVAQKTKITWDDDLIDSVEKPSGYIFLVAFYFLTYSNLQFSVSISHFLSVTLEIVLSFTVVWLFYNLADVFSKYLGVLTSKTETKLDDQLIPLIRKTLRFFVVVMGIIAILQNNGYNVASLIAGLGIGGLAVALAARETLANFFGSITIFLDRPFKIGDWIKTGEVEGTVEEVGFRSTRIRTFYNSLVSVPNSNIANTDIDNLGLRQYRRLKTELNLTYSTTPEQMEAFVEGIKAIVKANKHFRQDMYEVHFNAFGAHSLDVLVYVFFDVPDWSTELQQRHNFFLEVLRLAKDVGVEFAFPTQTLHMDSFYKDEPRKVGEERSEEELAAAVHEFGPDGKKGKPDGIRIFKDGEEVDFGANK
- a CDS encoding response regulator, whose protein sequence is MNISKKAIIVEDNLILSLLYENYVKEMVFKTVGEISSGEKAVELVQKYAPDIVIMDIMLEGEMDGIQAAEEIRKFSKTPIVFITGNSDMVHLEKAKKIENTKFLRKPISEDKLKKAVDYLLSTRKCEF
- a CDS encoding BrxA/BrxB family bacilliredoxin encodes the protein MQFGFGMGPDTSWMREELTQFGVEELKTTDDVDRAMKEYKGTMLLAINSVCGCAAGNARPGLGIALEQSEVKPDHMVTVFAGQDKEATAHARAYFSEYPPSSPAFAYFVDGEIKAMIPRHRIEGRTKDEVATDLKMVFEAFGKEEQEKAEKE
- a CDS encoding superoxide dismutase encodes the protein MAYSLPDLPYDYDALEPHIDARTMEIHHTKHHQGYTNKVNAALEGHEFAELDIEEVLRRIDEVPADKKQAVINNGGGYANHKLFWTILSPNGGGNPDGELADAIKKTFGSFDKFKEEFSNTAGSRFGSGWAWLSVDGRGNLVVHSTPNQDSPLMEGYTPILGLDVWEHAYYLNYQNRRPDYISSFWNVVNWDQVAKNYKAAK